Part of the Thermomicrobiales bacterium genome is shown below.
TCGCGCGAATTCGCTCGTGAGCACGCGGACCGGCTTTGGAAGCAGCTCGTCGTCGCCGGGCCGGAGAGTACTACGGCGGCCGGCTTGCGCCGCACCGACGCAGTCGTCGCCATCGGCTTTGCAATCGTCGCGGCAATTGCGATCAAGCTGCCGTCACTGTTCGGCCTTGATCTGGATGGCGATGCCGGGTTTTACGCACGCAACGCCAGCTTGTTCGTCCTGCCGTTCCTGACGATGTACTTCGTCTGGAAGCGGCGGATGGCGCTGCATATGGCGCGCTGGCTGGTGCTGCCGTTCATTGCAGCCGGGATCTTCGCCAACGTCTATTCGTTCGTCAGCGGTGGGGCGAGCGAGTCGCTGACCGCATTGCACCTGCCGATTGCCCTCTGGCTGGCGGTTGGCATCGCCTACGCCGGTGGCCGCTGGAACGAGGTCAGTGGCCGGATGGACTTCATCCGTTTCTCCGGCGAACTGTTTATCTATTATGTCCTGATCGCTTTGGGCGGCGGCGTCCTGATGGGCGTCATGGCCGTCATCTTTCAGGCGATCGGGATCGATATCGAGCGCTTCTTCGAGTCGTGGATGCTGCCGTGTGGTGCGGTCGGCGCGGTGCTGGTTGCGTCGTGGCTGGTTGAAGCCAAGCAGAGCGTGATCGAGAACATGGCTCCGGTGCTGACGCGCCTGTTCACGCCGATGTTCGCGGCGATGCTGCTGGCGTTCCTCGGCGC
Proteins encoded:
- a CDS encoding permease prefix domain 1-containing protein, with translation MTANGPALSLEDQIDLWRSYLRRRQTIHPVDIDELEDHLREQIDVLVDADLSTDEAFLVAVKRIGSLDALSREFAREHADRLWKQLVVAGPESTTAAGLRRTDAVVAIGFAIVAAIAIKLPSLFGLDLDGDAGFYARNASLFVLPFLTMYFVWKRRMALHMARWLVLPFIAAGIFANVYSFVSGGASESLTALHLPIALWLAVGIAYAGGRWNEVSGRMDFIRFSGELFIYYVLIALGGGVLMGVMAVIFQAIGIDIERFFESWMLPCGAVGAVLVASWLVEAKQSVIENMAPVLTRLFTPMFAAMLLAFLGALVWTGRGIAIERDALIVFDLLLIVVLGLLLYSISARDQHAAAGPFDLLQIILVVSALLANAVALWAIASRINDFGFTPNRTAALGVNVLLLVNLAWSAVLYVQFLRGRGTFASLERWQTRYIPVYALWAATVVVVFPPLFDYI